In Muribaculum gordoncarteri, the genomic window TCGGCATCGCACTGCTGGCCGGATGGCTGACACGTAAGGTCGTGGTGTTGATAACGCAGCACTTCGTATATGCCCGGCGAACGATATTCACCGAGGAGATGGAGCATGAGCAGTTGATCAACAAGAGCAGTCACATAATACCGCCGCTTGTATTTATGGCGTTTATCCCGTTTGCGTTCCAGACCGATTCCCATGCGCTCGACATTCTTATGCGCATAGTGCTTGTGTATTTCGTGCTGACGGTGGGATGGACGATTTGCTCGGTGTTCAATGTCATCTGGGTGAACTACAACAGGAAGGAGAACACCAAGAACCTGCCGCTGAAGGGCATCCTAAATGTGGCCAAGGGGCTTGTGTGGATGGTGATAGCCATAATATCGGTGGCACTGCTTGTCGACCGCTCACCGGCGGCTTTGCTTACGGGACTTGGCGCGTTTGCGGCGGCGTTGATGTTGATTTTCAAGGACTCAATCCTCGGCTTTGTGGCGGGATTGCAGCTGTCGGCCAACGACATGTTGCGCGTGGGCGACTGGATCGCCATTCCCGGCACGATTGTCAACGGCATCGTAACTGATGTGTCGCTGACCGCCGTCAAGGTTCGCAACTGGGACAACACCACCGTCACGGTGCCTCCCTACACGCTCGTGTCGACGCAGCTTCAGAACTGGAACAAGATGAAGCAGCGCGGACGGCGTCAGATACAGCGATCGATTCTTATCGACATATCCACGATACGCCCTACGACACCCGAGATGCTTGAGGATTTCAAGAAGCTGCCATTCATGAAGGACTATATCGAAAAGATGCAGAAATATGCAGCCGAGGGCGAGGCCACCTCGCTGATGCGCGACGACATAAAGGTCAACGGCTCGATCGACACCAATCTCGGTGTGTTCCGAGCCTATACTGGACTCTATCTGCATCATCACCCGTGGATTACGATGGGCGAGCTCACATGCATGGTGCGTGAGCTTCAGCAGACACCCCAGGCGCAGCCGCTTGAGCTGTTCTGCTACACCAATACCGCCGACTGGGTGAAGTATGAGGGCATACAGAGCGACATATTCGAGCATCTGATGGCGGCCGTGCCGGCTTTCGGACTGTCGGCTTACTCGGCTCCGTCGAGTCGCGATGTCGTCAACATAGGTAATCCCAAGCCTGAGGCGATGCCCTATAACGGTAATTCGCCCGTGCCTATGCCTGCCTATGACCCGAAGACCAATTGGGTGATTCCGCCAAACACTTCGGGCGACCCAGGATTTGCCTACAACGAGCATCCCGTTTATCCGGCCAATATCGCCGACATGGTGGCTGATGCCGAGGTGAAGGCCAATACGCCATTATCACCGTCAACAACACCTACACCGGCCGCTCCTGCTCCGTCAGCTCCTGCTCACGGTGATGTGGCTGCAGGCGGTGACGCCGCAAAGCAAAGTGACGCCCCCAAGGGCAAGTGACGCCGGAGCGTTATTGCTTCAAGTGCTGTTTTACCTGCTCGGCAATCTGCTCCATTCCCTTTATCGAGGGATGTCCCGCCTTCTTGTCAATGTCGTGCAACATGATGGGCGTTACTCCGTAGCGCTCGCATAGCGAGGTTATCGATTCGTTGATTTCGGGCTTCAGTTCGCTGTTTATTATAAAGTATATGTCGGTGCCTGGATAGTAGTCGACCATTGTCGACAGCATATAGGCCATTGCCGGCCTCACGCTGTAGAGCTGTTGAGGCGTCCAGTTCTCATACACATATTCGCCTATGGGGGCGTTGGCCCATGAGTCGTTGGTGCCTCCGAATATGAATATGATGTCGGGCGAACCGAGATTTTTCATTCTTGCGATGAACGACCGTCCCGAATAGTCCTCTCCGTTATAGCCCGTGTTGCATATCGTAGAACCCGAGAACGAGTTGTTGAGGCACAGCCTCCAGCCCTGATCCTTGATGAGCCGGTGCCACCATGTCTGAGTCACGGCGTTGACATCGGTTAGCTCGGGGTTGGGAACGGTGAAGTACCACAGGAAGTTGGAGTCGGGGGTTACGAATCCCTGGAATGTCGAGTAGGAGTCGCCGAGAATCGACACGCCTTTGCGGCTCTGCGCCGACATGCTTGCCAGCGAAGCCACAATCGCAATAATGACAATTAATCTTTTCATGCTAAATGATGATGTGATTTTGGATATGATTATGCAAATATGGCCATGATTCCGGAATAAAACAAAAAATGTGGAGTGAAAAATGCCCTTACGTGTGTTTTCAGGAGGCGGTATGGGGTGCAAAAAAATAAGTCGGCGACTGTCCGGGATGGACGGTCGCCGACTCTTTATCGAAGTGTTACGGTTTATTAGCCGTTTACTTTCTTCATGTGAGCGATGAGGTCGAGAACCTTGTTAGAGTAACCGATCTCGTTGTCATACCAGCTAACAACCTTAACGAAGGTCGGAGTCAACTGGATACCAGCCTTAGCGTCGAAGATAGAAGTGCGAGTGTCACCGAGGAAGTCGCTTGATACGACTGCATCTTCAGTGTAACCAAGGATACCCTTGAGTTCGCCTTCTGCAGCTTCCTTCATGGCAGCGCAGATTTCATCGTAAGTTGCGGGCTTTGCAAGGTTTACAGTAAGGTCAACAACTGATACATCGAGGGTGGGGACACGCATTGACATACCGGTAAGCTTACCGTTGAGTTCGGGGATTACTTTACCTACAGCCTTAGCAGCACCGGTTGATGAGGGGATGATGTTGCCTGAAGCGGCACGACCACCACGCCAGTCCTTCATTGAGGGACCGTCAACAGTCTTCTGAGTTGCAGTAGTAGAGTGAACAGTAGTCATAAGACCTTCAACAACGCCAAACTTGTCGTTGAGCACCTTGGTGATAGGAGCAAGACAGTTGGTTGTGCAAGAAGCGTTAGATACAAACTGAGTACCCTTTACGTATTTGTCAAGGTTTACACCGCAAACAAACATGGGGGTGTCGTCCTTAGAAGGAGCTGACATAACCACATACTTGGCACCAGCCTCGATGTGAGCCTGAGCCTTTTCCTTGGTGAGGAACAAGCCGGTTGACTCAACAACGTATTCTGCGTTTACAGCGCCCCAGTTGATTTCTTTCGGGTCGCGGCATGCAGTTACGCGGATTTCCTTACCGTTAACGATGAGGAGGCTCTTTTCCATGTCGAAATCGACTGTGCCGTCAAATTTGCCGTGCATAGTGTCATACTTGAGCATGTAAGCCATGTAGTCAACAGGGAGAAGGTCGTTGATAGCGACAACTTCGATGTCATCTCTCTTAGTGGAAGCACGGAAAACGAAACGTCCGATGCGGCCAAAACCATTAATACCTACTTTTGTCATAATTGTTTAATAATTATTGGGTTATGATTAACATCTACTATTGTGGGGTTCAGCTACAAGCTTGGTGACAACTGAACCTTGAAATTTTGCATCACAAAATTACTATTTTTTTTTAAATTAAGTCATTGTGGAAGCAAAATAAAGGAAAAATTTCTTTAATTTTGTACGAAATTAGTTCTTTTCAACAGCCAAAATTGCAAAAAGAGCGTTTTTTAACGGGGGACGATAGTGACCGACCCCGTTTTTACTGGTTTTAATCATTTATTTAACACTACACAATCATGGGTAAAATTCTCAGTGAGTTCAAAGAGTTTGCGATGAAGGGCAACGTGGTCGACATGGCCGTCGGTGTAATCATCGGTGGTGCGTTTGGCAAAATCGTGTCATCGCTTGTCAATGATGTCATCATGCCTGTAGTGGGCATTGCCACAGGCGGGCTTGACTTTAAGGAACACAAACTTATACTGAAAGCTGCCGTGATGAACGGCGAGGAAGTGGTGACTCCTGAAGTGGCCATGACCTACGGTGTATTCATCCAGAACATTGTCGACTTCCTCATTGTTGCTTTCTGTATATTCATGGCTATAAAATTCATGAACCGATTCAAGAAGAAGGTTGAGGAAGCTCCTGCAGCTCCCGCCGAACCTACTAAGGAGGAGGTGCTTCTAACCGAGATTCGTGACTTGCTCAAGCAGCAGGCCGACAAGAAATAGTCATAACCTCAAAATTCAGTTTAAAGAGATGTCGAAAGTCATTATAATCGGAGCAGGCGGAGTAGGAACCGTCGTTGCTCACAAGTGTGCGCAGAATCCCGATGTGTTCAATGAGATAGTGCTTGCATCGCGCACCAAGAGCAAGTGCGATGCAATCGCCAAGGCTATAGGTGCTCCCAACATCACCACCGACTCGGTCGATGCCGACAAGGTTGATGAGCTCGTGGCTCTGTTCAACCGTCACAAGCCCGACCTTGTAATCAACGTGGCCCTGCCTTATCAGGACCTTACGATTATGGACGCCTGTCTTGAATGTGGCGTCAACTACCTTGACACTGCCAACTACGAGCCCAAGGATGAGGCTCACTTTGAGTACTCTTGGCAGTGGGCTTATCGTGAACGCTTCGAGAAGGCCGGACTGACGGCTATCCTCGGTTGCGGATTCGATCCCGGAGTGTCGGGCGTCTTCACTGCCTATGCCGCCAAGCACTATTTCTCTGAAATGGAGTATCTCGACATTGTTGACTGCAATGCCGGCGACCATGGCAAGGCTTTTGCAACCAACTTCAACCCCGAAATCAACATTCGCGAGATAACCCAGAACGGCCGTTACTACAGCGAAGGCAAGTGGGTGGTTACCAAGCCGCTTGAAATACACGCTCCGCTCACCTATCCCAATATAGGCCCGCGCGACTCCTATCTGCTCTATCACGAGGAGCTCGAGTCGCTTGTAGTGAATTTCCCCACCATTAAGAGAGCGCGATTCTGGATGACTTTCGGCCAGGAGTATCTTACTCACCTGCGCGTGATCCAGAACATCGGCATGGCTCGTATCGACGAGGTAGAGTACAACGGCACCAAGATTGTTCCGTTGCAGTTCCTTAAGGCCGTGCTTCCCAATCCGCAGGATCTCGGCGAGAACTACCACGGCGAAACATCGATAGGATGCCGCATCTCAGGTAAGGACAAGGAGGGCAAGCCTCTCACCTACTACATATATAATAACTGCAGCCATGAGGCAGCCTACAAGGAAACAGGAATGCAGGCCGTAAGCTACACCACCGGTGTGCCCGCAATGGCCGGAGCAATGATGTTCCTTACCGGCAAGTGGGTTAAGCCCGGCGTGCACAATGTCGAGGAGTTTGATCCCGATCCGTTCCTGGATGTAATCGCAAAGCAGGGTCTGCCCTGGAACGAAGTGTTCAACGGCGACCTTGAGGTAAATAAAATTGGATAAACAATATCATCAAAATAGATTGACGGAATTGCCCGCGACGGGTGGTTCCGTTATTTTTTTACATATATTGAGGAAGCTGTGTCGTTATGGGTAAATGCTGTTAAATAATGATAAGAACCTATGCTGTGGAAACTTTTGAAAATAGAGAATGTTGAACTTGTATTGATTAGGTTGTGAATTATTACTTATTGTGATACTCATAGCATTAAATGACACACGAATATTCTAACGATATAAATAAGAAAATTATGAACACAGCTCCTTTACAGGGAATCAAAGTGATAGATTTCACCGAGGTTCAGTCAGGCCCTTCATGTACACAGCTTCTTGCATGGCTTGGTGCCGAAGTTATTAAAATCGAACGCCCGGGTGTAGGTGATGCAACACGTAACGAATTGCAGTTTGACCCCGATTGTCCAAGTTACTATTTCCTACAGTTAAATTCCGACAAGAAGTCGCTTGCCCTCGATGCTAAGACCCCCGACGGTAAGGCTATCCTTACAAAATTAATTGCCGGTGCCGATGTGTTTATCGAAAATCTTCATCCAGGCGCCATGGATAAGCTCGGATTCAGCTGGGAAGAGGTGCACAAGATCAATCCTCGATGTGTCTACGGCACTATAAAGGGATTCCCCCTGTCGTCAAAGTATAAGGACCTGAAGGCCTACGAGCCTGTGGCCCAGGTAACAGCCGGAGCCGCTTCAACCACCGGATGGTGGGAAGGCCCCGATGATGTTCCCACTCAGTCGGGAGCCGCGCTCGGTGACTCAAACACCGGTATGCACTTGACCATCGGTATTCTTGCCGCATTGATGCAGCGTGAGCGCACCGGCGAGGGCAGTTTCATATATCAGTCGATGCACAACGCCTGTCTTAACTTGTGTCGTATCAAGACACGCGACCAGCTTACACTCGACCGTATCGGCTATCTTACCCAGTTCCCGCAATATCCCGACCAGAAGTTTGGCGACTTTGTGCCTCGAAGCGGTAATCAGGAGGGTAGCGGAGTGCTTGGATGGACCTACAAGTGCAAGGGCTGGGAAACCGACCCCAATGCCTACGTGTATGTAATCCTTCAGCGCGGCGAGAAGCAGTTTGAGCTCGCTGCCAAGGCACTCGGATTTGAGGATTGGCTCACCAATCCCGACTTCAACACCGCCGATGCTCGTGACAAGCACAAACAGGCAATATATGAGCGTATCGGCAAGTGGACCATCGACAAGACCAAGTATGAGGTGACCGAGATATTGTCAAAGGCCGGTGTGCCGGTAGGTCCCGTGCTTTCGACCAAGGAGATCATGAGCGACGAGAGCCTCTATGACGGCAATACACTTGTCAAGATCAATCAGGGCGGCAAGATAGGCGAGTTTGTAACCGTGGGTGTACCGTTCACCATCTCCAACTATCAGCCTGTCTACGGCCCGTGTCCTACTCTCGGCGGCGATACCGACGAGGTGCTCACATCGCTCGGCTACACAGCCGACGAGCAGGCACGATTCAAGGCCAACGGCACTACCGCGCCCATGCCTGCACCTGCCAAGTAACCTTGCAAGGAATTCATTATATTTCTCTCCATAGTGACAGTCAACAGCCGACATGTCACTATGGATTTTTCAAAGCCTAACATAAAAAAAGCAACTATTATGTCAATAGATTCAATACCTCACACCGACCCGTCAACAGCCAATGAAGTTACGGGAATGTTGATTCTTACACAAGCGTTAAAGAGAGTCGGCATCGACACTATGTATGGCCTGGTGGGCATTCCTGTCACGGAGTTCGCCTATATTGCACAGGGTGAAGGCATCAAGTTTGTCGGCTTCCGTCACGAGCAGCAGGCCGGTATGGCTGCCGCCACTCACGGATTCCTCACCAAGACTCCGGGTGTGCTGCTCACAGTGTCGTCGCTTGGATTCCTAAACGGATTGACCGCTACGGCCAACGCCACGGTCAACTGCTATCCTATGATTCAGATTTCGGGCTCGAGCGAGCGTGAGCCCATCGATTTGATGCAGGGTACCTACGAGGGACTCGACCAGCTGAACATCGCCAAGCCTCTTGTTAAAGCGGCTTACCGCATCAACCGTCCCGAGGATATAATGACCGGCGTTGTGCGTGCCTATCGTGCGGCTGTGTCGGGCCGTCCGGGCGGTGTCTATCTCGATGTCACTACCCCGTGTCTTGGCGCGGTGATGGACCGCAAGGCTGCCGAAGCCACATTATATACTCCTGTCGACTTGTGTCCGGCGGTGGTTCCGTCGCCTCAGTCGGTAGCGAGGGCCATGGAGCTGCTGGCCGGAGCCAAGAAGCCCGTCATCCTGCTTGGAAAGGGAGCCGCCTACGCTCAGGTCGACGACAAGATCAGGAAGTTTGTCGAAGCCACCGGAGTGCCTTTCTACCAGATGTCGATGGCCAAGGGACTGTTGCCCGATAATCATGAGCTGAGCGTGAACTCCATGCGCAGTTACTTCATGGAGCAGGCCGATGTGGTGATGCTCATAGGCGCACGCCTCAACTGGCTGCTGTCGCGAGGTCACGGCAAGTGGAATCCCGACGGCAAGTTCATCCAGATTGACATCGACCCCGAGGAGATTGACATAAACCGTGCTATAGCAGCTCCCGTGGTGGGCGACATCGAGTCGTCGATCGACGCGATGCTTGCCGCGTTGCCATCCTACAAAATGTCGATGGATTCCGATTGGGTTCCCTCGCTGCAGAGTGCGTCCAAGGCCAAGAATGCAAAGTTTGCCGAGCGGTTCGTGCCTCAGACCGTGCCTATGACTCACTGGAGCGCGCTGAGTGCCGTCAGGAAGGTGTTTGCATCCAACCCCGATGTCGTGCTTGTGAACGAGGGTGCCAATACACTCGACGACACGCGCAACGCCATCGACATGATGTTGCCGCGTCACCGCATCGACTGTGCCACATGGGCCATCATGGGCATGGGTATGGGTTCGGCCATAGGTGCCGCCGTAGCTTCGGGCAAATCGGTTGTAGCCATCGAGGGCGACAGCGCCTTCGGATTCAGCGGCATGGACTTCAGCACTATATGCCGTTTCAATCTGCCTGTCACCGTGGTCATTTTCAATAACGGCGGTATATATAACGGAGTAGGCGAGAACCTATCAAAGGACGGCGATCCCGCTCCTACCACACTTAACATCAACGCCCGTTACGACAAGCTCGGCGAGGCATTCGGCGCCAAGACCTACTATGTCACTACGCCGGCCGACCTTGCCACGGCTCTTTCCGAGTCCATAGCCTCTAAGAAGCCATGCCTTATCGATGTGCAGCTTGCTGCCGATTCAGGCAAGGAGAGCGGTCACATAGGCTATCTTAATCCGGCGGCTCTTATATCGGTAAAGGTATAAGCCGCAGGCGGCTGTAATTGAATACGCAATTTTTACACATTTACTATGTTACACATTATTTTATACGCCATCGTGCCTATTGTGGTGGTGATGCTGGCCGGATTCATTTCGGGCAAAAAAGGCATCTTCAACGGTGACGATTCCAAGAAATTCAACAAGGTTGTGCTTGACTATGCATTGCCGGCTGCCTTGTTTGTATCGATTGTGCAGGCCGACCGTGAGATGCTGGCCCGTGACTTGAAATTGTCGATTGTGTCGCTTGTCGTAATCATGGTGTGCTTCATGGCGGTCTATTTCATATACCGTTATTGCTTCAAGAAGAACACCGGAGCCGATGCAGCTGTTTCGGCGCTGATAAGCGGTTCGCCTACTATCGGCTTCCTCGGATTTGCCGTACTGGAGCCTATCTTCGGTACCAATCCGTCGGTTGCGCTTGTAGTGGCTATAGTGGGAATCGTGGTCAATGCTGTCGGCATCCCTGTGGGACTGTCGCTGCTTAACGCCTCGCTCGACGGCACTCAGGCTGCTGCGGCGGGCAAGAAGGAGAGTGCGTGGAAACCTGTGATTCACGCTCTTGAACAGCCTGTGGCATGGGCTCCTATACTCGCTGTG contains:
- a CDS encoding SGNH/GDSL hydrolase family protein, yielding MKRLIVIIAIVASLASMSAQSRKGVSILGDSYSTFQGFVTPDSNFLWYFTVPNPELTDVNAVTQTWWHRLIKDQGWRLCLNNSFSGSTICNTGYNGEDYSGRSFIARMKNLGSPDIIFIFGGTNDSWANAPIGEYVYENWTPQQLYSVRPAMAYMLSTMVDYYPGTDIYFIINSELKPEINESITSLCERYGVTPIMLHDIDKKAGHPSIKGMEQIAEQVKQHLKQ
- the gap gene encoding type I glyceraldehyde-3-phosphate dehydrogenase, which produces MTKVGINGFGRIGRFVFRASTKRDDIEVVAINDLLPVDYMAYMLKYDTMHGKFDGTVDFDMEKSLLIVNGKEIRVTACRDPKEINWGAVNAEYVVESTGLFLTKEKAQAHIEAGAKYVVMSAPSKDDTPMFVCGVNLDKYVKGTQFVSNASCTTNCLAPITKVLNDKFGVVEGLMTTVHSTTATQKTVDGPSMKDWRGGRAASGNIIPSSTGAAKAVGKVIPELNGKLTGMSMRVPTLDVSVVDLTVNLAKPATYDEICAAMKEAAEGELKGILGYTEDAVVSSDFLGDTRTSIFDAKAGIQLTPTFVKVVSWYDNEIGYSNKVLDLIAHMKKVNG
- a CDS encoding mechanosensitive ion channel family protein; translation: MVISWIPTHKVAQWLLNLVDRILLWLGLTKSSMAEEVVYTVIILGIALLAGWLTRKVVVLITQHFVYARRTIFTEEMEHEQLINKSSHIIPPLVFMAFIPFAFQTDSHALDILMRIVLVYFVLTVGWTICSVFNVIWVNYNRKENTKNLPLKGILNVAKGLVWMVIAIISVALLVDRSPAALLTGLGAFAAALMLIFKDSILGFVAGLQLSANDMLRVGDWIAIPGTIVNGIVTDVSLTAVKVRNWDNTTVTVPPYTLVSTQLQNWNKMKQRGRRQIQRSILIDISTIRPTTPEMLEDFKKLPFMKDYIEKMQKYAAEGEATSLMRDDIKVNGSIDTNLGVFRAYTGLYLHHHPWITMGELTCMVRELQQTPQAQPLELFCYTNTADWVKYEGIQSDIFEHLMAAVPAFGLSAYSAPSSRDVVNIGNPKPEAMPYNGNSPVPMPAYDPKTNWVIPPNTSGDPGFAYNEHPVYPANIADMVADAEVKANTPLSPSTTPTPAAPAPSAPAHGDVAAGGDAAKQSDAPKGK
- the oxc gene encoding oxalyl-CoA decarboxylase, translated to MSIDSIPHTDPSTANEVTGMLILTQALKRVGIDTMYGLVGIPVTEFAYIAQGEGIKFVGFRHEQQAGMAAATHGFLTKTPGVLLTVSSLGFLNGLTATANATVNCYPMIQISGSSEREPIDLMQGTYEGLDQLNIAKPLVKAAYRINRPEDIMTGVVRAYRAAVSGRPGGVYLDVTTPCLGAVMDRKAAEATLYTPVDLCPAVVPSPQSVARAMELLAGAKKPVILLGKGAAYAQVDDKIRKFVEATGVPFYQMSMAKGLLPDNHELSVNSMRSYFMEQADVVMLIGARLNWLLSRGHGKWNPDGKFIQIDIDPEEIDINRAIAAPVVGDIESSIDAMLAALPSYKMSMDSDWVPSLQSASKAKNAKFAERFVPQTVPMTHWSALSAVRKVFASNPDVVLVNEGANTLDDTRNAIDMMLPRHRIDCATWAIMGMGMGSAIGAAVASGKSVVAIEGDSAFGFSGMDFSTICRFNLPVTVVIFNNGGIYNGVGENLSKDGDPAPTTLNINARYDKLGEAFGAKTYYVTTPADLATALSESIASKKPCLIDVQLAADSGKESGHIGYLNPAALISVKV
- the frc gene encoding formyl-CoA transferase, which gives rise to MNTAPLQGIKVIDFTEVQSGPSCTQLLAWLGAEVIKIERPGVGDATRNELQFDPDCPSYYFLQLNSDKKSLALDAKTPDGKAILTKLIAGADVFIENLHPGAMDKLGFSWEEVHKINPRCVYGTIKGFPLSSKYKDLKAYEPVAQVTAGAASTTGWWEGPDDVPTQSGAALGDSNTGMHLTIGILAALMQRERTGEGSFIYQSMHNACLNLCRIKTRDQLTLDRIGYLTQFPQYPDQKFGDFVPRSGNQEGSGVLGWTYKCKGWETDPNAYVYVILQRGEKQFELAAKALGFEDWLTNPDFNTADARDKHKQAIYERIGKWTIDKTKYEVTEILSKAGVPVGPVLSTKEIMSDESLYDGNTLVKINQGGKIGEFVTVGVPFTISNYQPVYGPCPTLGGDTDEVLTSLGYTADEQARFKANGTTAPMPAPAK
- a CDS encoding saccharopine dehydrogenase family protein encodes the protein MSKVIIIGAGGVGTVVAHKCAQNPDVFNEIVLASRTKSKCDAIAKAIGAPNITTDSVDADKVDELVALFNRHKPDLVINVALPYQDLTIMDACLECGVNYLDTANYEPKDEAHFEYSWQWAYRERFEKAGLTAILGCGFDPGVSGVFTAYAAKHYFSEMEYLDIVDCNAGDHGKAFATNFNPEINIREITQNGRYYSEGKWVVTKPLEIHAPLTYPNIGPRDSYLLYHEELESLVVNFPTIKRARFWMTFGQEYLTHLRVIQNIGMARIDEVEYNGTKIVPLQFLKAVLPNPQDLGENYHGETSIGCRISGKDKEGKPLTYYIYNNCSHEAAYKETGMQAVSYTTGVPAMAGAMMFLTGKWVKPGVHNVEEFDPDPFLDVIAKQGLPWNEVFNGDLEVNKIG
- a CDS encoding AEC family transporter produces the protein MLHIILYAIVPIVVVMLAGFISGKKGIFNGDDSKKFNKVVLDYALPAALFVSIVQADREMLARDLKLSIVSLVVIMVCFMAVYFIYRYCFKKNTGADAAVSALISGSPTIGFLGFAVLEPIFGTNPSVALVVAIVGIVVNAVGIPVGLSLLNASLDGTQAAAAGKKESAWKPVIHALEQPVAWAPILAVILVLLGLKWPDWASPSFDLIAKANASMAVFSAGITLSSVKIVINWQALLGSILKLIVMPALALIAGLLWHMDPLNIKMLVVACALPPAFSGIIIADEYNTYVATGTSSLTLSVILFIGFCPLWIWITDMALNAF
- the mscL gene encoding large-conductance mechanosensitive channel protein MscL, whose protein sequence is MGKILSEFKEFAMKGNVVDMAVGVIIGGAFGKIVSSLVNDVIMPVVGIATGGLDFKEHKLILKAAVMNGEEVVTPEVAMTYGVFIQNIVDFLIVAFCIFMAIKFMNRFKKKVEEAPAAPAEPTKEEVLLTEIRDLLKQQADKK